In Bacteroidales bacterium, the genomic stretch TTCTTTAATTATTCCTGTAAGAGAGCTTTGGTCTTTCATGGTAACTTTTGCTGTTCGTCCGACATTGATTTTATATTGACGAGGTAAAACAAGCGGATTTCCAATGCCAAAGGAAGATACTTCCAATTCATAATCCTCAACTTCTCTGTCTAGGTTTTTTTCAATAAAGCGACTTAGTTTTGCACAATTATCAATAGAAACACCATTGTCGCCGTCTAACAAAACTAAAATTTTGTTTCCAGGACGAATTTTTACAACAACAGGAAAAATATCTTTATTGTTGCAAAAACTGCAAGCTAAATCCATTATTTTTTTTTCAGCAATCATTTGTTTTAT encodes the following:
- the rimP gene encoding ribosome assembly cofactor RimP; the encoded protein is MIAEKKIMDLACSFCNNKDIFPVVVKIRPGNKILVLLDGDNGVSIDNCAKLSRFIEKNLDREVEDYELEVSSFGIGNPLVLPRQYKINVGRTAKVTMKDQSSLTGIIKEANENSFLIEFKPNPKKKETQIKELAYADCLKTQIIISFK